The nucleotide sequence caagttgtgattcttcacctagatttgacccgctagcttcccttctatggctcaagggggctagccgtagttatccataccatacaccgatttgagtcatttattatgcatgattaatttgattaattgcatgtgatgagacctaaataaataaataataaatccctcattaatattaagccaatttgccttccatcattataaAGTATTAGGTTTCTAgttggcacttgatttgttgagtcactcaaggtcatgtgtcacctatgattcatatgcttcatgggccatgagatgtccctgaatgatgggtccgacttaactagaaaggtggggtttgttgagtcactcaaggccttactgagtatagaggcaaagattgggagtcacataagatgtgcttgacaaggagttgtcaacccaatgaatctagaagttgcatggagatgcaattgatagcaagtacctacctaatcgatcctagcacaatttgttgagtcactcaaggttgagcgaggggagatgggatcctaaaataaaatggattcctaagggaactaaagtatataatatttctcatattaaaccccaaggatccaaCTATGCtttgaaacctaaaaatgatcattttaggaggaatgtgcataaggataaaagGAAATCAAATTTCAAACGAAAACCCTTTGCTTCACATTCTAATCATTGGaatcattttataaacaaaggTTTCATAACAAAACTGCCACATAAGCTttaacaaatttgggttcctaaggaggagctctatgctaacaatggtgaacccaaagtggtttgggcaccagaAGCTTGTGGATAGTTATTTGTGTAGATTTGCTTAACATCCAAATGAAACTCAAAGAGACATCTTAatggatgaatcaagcatgaaggaaagAGGAAGTGAACAAGAAGATCACTCCTCATTTCGCCAaccaagtgtaagaaagatttcATTAACAATCTTGGTGGTACAATTCTATCCCTAAACTCTCTATGCTTATTAGTTTTTGAATGATATGCTTGCACTCTATTGtgttttgatatatgcattgaGTAAAGGGAAAATAGAGTTTATTGATATATGCTAGAAAATGCCTTCTTGATAGATGTTCCTAactagcataagtcaattatgtgataagaGATATAAGTTTGCTTTAATGCTAATTCATGTGAAATTTCTTGTcacaaatgaaatgaagatcatagaaaTTAGGATAGAAATTGTGCATAGACTTATTCTTATCTAGTATAAGAGAAATTCTTAGTATCATTCATCtctcaaatatttatctatggcataatGGTCTAAGTCATGCAAGTATGAATATGTTTCTtaatctatccaaacatgatcttgttgagaaattgcctaaagcttaaatatgaaaaatatttgtgaggCATGCATGAAAGGCTtaaaataagtatatcatttaagccttcaaataaaatctcaacctCTAGGTCTCTAATCTTAATCTATTTAGATCCCTTTGGACCTATGAGAATCCAAAAGctagaagaaaaatattatatccTTTGTCATTGTAGATGACTACTCTAGCTTAACTTGGGAAATATGTCTTGTATCTAAAAGTGTCTTTTAAAGTCATTTGAAATATCTTGTGAGAGAATTCAAAAAGACAAAGGtataaacattttcaaaaattagaggTGATCATGGTAGGAAatttgaaatgaacaattcaagcactattgtgagGAAAATGATGCTAATCATAATGTTTCTAGTGCTAGAGCATCTCaatgaggtagttgaaaagaaagatagatctttataagaaatggctagaattaTGTTATGTATCAAAAATCCTTTTGgtctaagccattaacacctcatgctacATGTCGGTTAGGAATTTATAAAGCCTATCTTAGAGAAAAACCTTATGTAACGAATAATGATTGGAGATCCTTTCAAAAGGTATTAGGATAAGAGCATCCATTAGAAATGAGTGACAATTTGCAAACTCCTTGTCTACATTTCGAAACTTGTCTCTTTACATTTCAAATCTAGGATTATCATTTGCATAAAGGGATTGTCTTTACACGGTTGATACCTCAttgtgccatttcaaggtcGTGAGGTTTAACAAAGCCATTGCCTTCATCGGTGACATCctttcatttttgaaaatctttttaaaaagggggaaatcttttatttttccaaattcacCCCTTCTTGTGGAAATTAGCTCCAAATCGTAAAGATCACCCAACCAAATGAACCAAATAGGTGTTTagaatcaaaatgaaaaaaagaggaATATagctagattagtagcttaagggtatagtcaagaagaaggaaaatatCATGACCTATTCGCTGGCATCGATCACAAGCACTTCCATAAGCATAAGCATCCTTGAATAAGGTATGCCAATAAAAGCCACTTTGCAAAACCTTGGCCGCTATCTTAGAAGGTCTATGATGTCCACCCACTTCTTTGTCATGACAAAAACTGAGTATGCTATGCATTTCCTCCTATGGTACGCATCTCCTCACCATGCCATCTCCACAAATCTTGTATAGGTATGGTTCCTCCCAAGGATAGTACCTTACATCTGATAAAAACTTCTTCTTTTGATGAAATGACATGTCAGAGGGCAACTCATTACCTATAAGAAAATTAGCAAAATCATCATACCAAGGTTCATCACTATCTTGCACAAAGCATAATTTTTCATTAGGGAATTCATCATGCAAAGATTGTTTAGCCATGCTTTCCACATGCTCCCCATCTAATCTTGACAAGTGATTAGCCACCAAGTTTTCAATGccttttttatccttaatttctagGTCAAATTCTTATAGCAATAAAATCCATCTTAACAACCTAGGTTTAGCATCTTTTTTAGCAAGTAAATACTTTAATGAAGAATGGTCAGTATAGACAATTACTTTAGACAATATCAAATAAGatctaaatttttcaatagCAAACATTACAGCAAGTAGTTCATTTTcagttgttaaataatttttttgtgcaTCATTCATAATTCTACTTGCGTAATAAATGGTATGAAATTTCTTGTCTATTCTTTGTCCTAAAACTGCACCTAAAGTATCATCACTTGCATCGCACATGATCTCAAAAGGAAAATTCCACATAGGGGCTGAAACTAAAGGAACTTGGatcaatttctctttcaaacaaTTAAATGCATGTATACAATCATCAGTGATTCGAAAAGGTGCCTCTTTTACTAGAAGATTAGTTAAAGGCTTGGCAATTTTAGAGAAGTCCTTAATAAATCTCTTGTAAaaacctgcatgtcccaaaaaatcTCTAACTTCTTTTACGGATTTAGGCAGAGgaagtttttcaattaattcaattttagcTTGATTCACTTCAATGCCTTTAGATGACACTTTGTGGCCTAAAACAATCCCTTCTCTAACCATAAAGTGACACTTTTCCCAATTAAGAATGAGGTTAGATTCCTCACATCTTTTGAGCACCTAAGACCAATTATGCAAGCATGCATCAAATGAAGATCCAAAAacagagaaatcatccataaaaatttccataaaatcatcaatgaagtctgaaaagagagagatcgTGCACCTTTGAAATGTTGCAGGAGCATTACACAAACCAAAGGGCATTCTCCTAAATGCAAATGTTCCATATGggcatgtaaaagtagtttTCTCTTGGTCTTCAGGAGTAATAGGAATTTGGTGACAACCAGAATAACCAtcgagaaaataataaaattcctGACCCGCAAGTTTTTCAATCATTTGATCAATAAAGGGGAGGGGAAAGTGATCTTTTCTGGTAATATCATTTAATTTCCTATAATCAATACACACCCTCCATCCCGTTACTGTTCTTGCCggaattaattcattattttcatttttcacccCAATAATCCCACCCTTTTTAGGCACAACTTGCACAAGACTTACCCAAGAAGAATCAAAGATAGGAAAGATAATACCTAAATCAAGCCATTTTATCACCTCTTTCTTTACTACCTCTTGCATATTAGGATTTAACCTCCTTTGGGGTTGCACCATAAGATTGAATCCTTCTTCCATTAAGATTTTGTGCATGCAAATTGATCGACTTATTCCATGAATATCAGCAATGCTCCATCCAAATGCCTTTTTGTGCTCCATAAGCACCCTCATCAActtttcttcctcaagacctatcaaaaaagaagaaataatcatAGGTAAGGTAGATGAATCCCccagataaacatattttaaatgagAAGGAAGAGGTTTAAGTTCAAGAATATGAGGCTTCTCAATTGATGGTCTGGCTTTCGAAGAAGAGGAAACATCCAAAGGTAGCAATTCGTCTCTTTTGGATGgattgaatttttgattttctcCCAAATAACCCACAGCCTCCTTGTGTTGTTCATCTAAAATTTGATCCTtcacatcaaaagagttagcaatgcaattttctatgGGGTCATCTAACCTAAATGCATGAAATTTCCTATCCACCAAATCATCAATGCAATCTATCCTTAAGACTTCATCATTAATTCTAAAGCTAAGTTTTCCTTGTTGGACATCAATTAAAGCTCTCTCAGTGGCGAGAAAAGGTCTTcctaaaattaggggcatatcaTGATCCTCTTCCATGTCTAGAACAATAAAgtcaacaagaaaaataaatttatctacttttaccAAAACATCCTCCACTACTCCCCTTAGGtatttgatacttctatcaGCCAACTGAAGAGAAACAGTGGTaggtgttggttcttttaatccaagtttcctaaaaacaaaaaagggcatcaaattaatacttgcACCGAGGTCACATAAAgccttatcaaaattaatttcaccaatagtgcaaggaatagaaaagctccctggatccttaagttttggaggcaatttattttgtaaaattgtaGAGCATTCTTCATTAAGTTTCACCATCTCAAATTCCTCtaactttcttttgtttgtaattatgtctttcaaaaatttggcataaCTTGGCATCTGTGATATAGCATCAAAGAGAAGGATGTTAATATGCAACTTTTTAAACACCTCTAGAAATTTAGCAAATTGTTTATCCAAGTTAGCCTTTAGAAATCTTttaggaaaaggaagaggagatttatgtaagattttaaattaagtgaaGAATAACTCCCCTTTTTCTTCGTTGATAAATCACGATCCTCTTCTTTGGCTTCAAGCTCTtggttttcttcctcttttgtatgctcttcatctttttctttactttcaaGTTCTTTTCCACTTCGCAAAGTGATGGCTTTTACAAGCTCCCCTTGGATTCTTCTCAGTATTGTTAGGCAAGCCTCCTTGTGGTCTTTCTGAAATCACTTGGGCAAGttatccaatttgagtctccaagctTTACATTCTTGCCTCTGTACTATTAATAAACTTTGCCATCATATCTTCCAAATTCGGCTTCTTCTCCTGTGGaatttgatgttgttgttgttgaaagcCGGGGGGCACTCTTTGTTGATTATTACTCCAAAAAAGATTAGGATGGCTCCTCCATCCTACATTGTAAATGTTGGAGTAGGgattaaaatttgacatgttgccaccataagaaataaaattagcttGTTCAGAAGAACCAGAAGAAAAAGGATTTCCTACTTGACAATCTACACTAGCATGTCCCCGCCCACAAAgctcacaagaaagaaaatgggaagaagaagaagaagcattcaTAGCTAAAACCCCCAAATTacccaaattcttatttaattcaacaatttgaacaaataaagcaGTGATAGAATCAACATTATAAATTCCAACtcccttttattttctctctcattatcCCATTGATAATTGTTAGCTGCCATCTCCTCCAAAAGTTCATATGCTTCCTCGGGAGTTTTCCTTATAAGGGTACCACCTGTAGTTGCATCTAACATTGAACGAGAATATTGATTAATGCCACTATAAAAAGTTTGCACTTGCATCCAAACAAGTAGACCATGGTGAGGACATTTCCTAAGCATTTCCTTAAATCTCTCCGACGACTCATATAAGGATTCATTATCAAATTATGAAAAAGTTGTTATGTCATTCCTTAATTTAGCTGTTTTAATAggtgaaaaatatttagataaaaattttTGTGCCAAATCATTC is from Diospyros lotus cultivar Yz01 chromosome 2, ASM1463336v1, whole genome shotgun sequence and encodes:
- the LOC127794196 gene encoding uncharacterized protein LOC127794196, whose translation is MPSYAKFLKDIITNKRKLEEFEMVKLNEECSTILQNKLPPKLKDPGSFSIPCTIGEINFDKALCDLGASINLMPFFVFRKLGLKEPTPTTVSLQLADRSIKYLRGVVEDVLVKVDKFIFLVDFIVLDMEEDHDMPLILGRPFLATERALIDVQQGKLSFRINDEVLRIDCIDDLVDRKFHAFRLDDPIENCIANSFDVKDQILDEQHKEAVGYLGENQKFNPSKRDELLPLDVSSSSKARPSIEKPHILELKPLPSHLKYVYLGDSSTLPMIISSFLIGLEEEKLMRVLMEHKKAFGWSIADIHGISRSICMHKILMEEGFNLMVQPQRRLNPNMQEVMSCPLTCHFIKRRSFYQM